Within the Arthrobacter sp. UKPF54-2 genome, the region GAAGGACTTCGAGATTGGTCACCCTCAAACTCTAGGGCCCGGACGGGAGATCCGGCAGGGCCCGCGCTGCGCCGTTAGGCTGGTTCAATGACCCTCCCATTCGACACCCGCCCAGCCGCCTACGCCGTCATTGTCCGCGACGACAGCCTCCTGCTGGCGTACTGGAAGCAGGGCGGCCGCGAAGGCTGGACCCTGCCCGGCGGTGGCCTGGACCTCGCCGAGCATCCGGTGGACGGGTGCCGCCGGGAAATCCACGAGGAGACCGGGTACGACGCCCGGATCGGCGCCCTGCTCGGGATCGACGTCGGGCACTGGCCGGCCGAGACCCGGCTCGACGGCGGCCAGCGGGACTTCCAGTCGCTGCGGCTCGTCTACGAGGCGAGCGTCAGCGGCGGCGAACTGCGCCACGAGGTGGGCGGCAGCACCACCCACGCTGCGTGGATCCCGCTGGCCGAGGTGGCGGGCCTGAACCGGGTCTCGCTGGTGGATGCCGGGCTCCGCCTCTACCGCGAGCGGCCGCTGGACGGCAAACTCGTGTGACAAAAAGCTGGCCACCCGCGGTGCGGACGGCTAGCCTAGAGACACCGCGGCCGGGATGGCCGCCAGACGGCCGGGGAGGTGGAAGTGATGACTGCAACGGATCTGCGCGCACCGCGCACAACCTCAAACCACTTCATCATTCCTGCCCCGCACGTCCGCACTTCCTAGCCCACCACAGCTGACCGGTCCGGCTGACCGCAGCGGGCAGCGCGCTTTCCGGGGCCCAGCAAAGGGTTTCCATTGAATCTTCACCGCAGTCAACAAACGGCTCTCCAGGGGCCGGTCCGTTTCGGTTTCACCGACGCCGTCACGGAGCTTTTCTCCTCCCATCCCGTCCCGGGCGGGACCAGCGCCGGACGGGTGGTGCGGGTGGACCGCAACCTCGTCCTGGTGGCGGACCACAACGGCCAGTCGCACCTGCCCTACCCGCGGACCGGGAGAATCCCGGCCACCGGCGACTGGGTCTGGCTCGGCAGCAACCAGGGCGGAGAGTCCGCCATTCTCGGCGTGCTGCCGCGCCGTTCGGAGCTCAGCCGCAAGCGCGCCTTCGAGGCCTCCTCCGAGGCGCAGGTGCTCGGCGCCAACATGGACCTCGTCGGTGTGGTGGTCCCGGTGGACCGTCCGCTCACCCACAACAGGCTCGAACGCACCCTCGTCGCCGCCTGGGATTCCGGCGCCACCCCGCTGGTGGTGATCACTAAAGCGGACCTCGCCGAGGTGGCGGACGACGTCGTCGGGCAGGTCTCGCTGCAGGCCGCCGGCGTTGCGGTGGTCACTACCAGCGCCGAGCAGGGCGACGGCCTCGATGAGCTGCTGGGGCATCTCCCTCCCGGCGGCACCATCGTGCTGCTGGGCCCCTCGGGTGCCGGCAAATCCACCCTGATCAACGCGCTCGTGGGCTTCGAAGCCCAGGAAACCGGCGCGGTAAGGGCAGGCGACGGCAAAGGCAGGCACACCACCACCTCCCGGGAACTGGTCCCGCTGCCCGGCGGGGCGGTGCTGATGGACACGCCCGGGGTGCGCGGCTTCGGATTGTTCGATGCCGAGGACGGCCTGGACGAGGTTTTCGGCGACCTCGAGGACCTCTTCGCCCGGTGCCGGTTCGCTGACTGCGCGCACGGCCGCGAACCCGGCTGCGCTGTGCAGGACGCCCTCGCCGGGGGCGAGCTGGACAGCCGCCGCTGGGCAAGCTACCTCAAGATGCAGCGCGAAGTCGCGGCATTGGAGCGGCGCCACGACGCGGCCGCCCGGCGCGCCTACCAGCGGGAGTGGCACCAGAAGGTGGTGGTGGCCAGCAGGAGCCAGCGCGCCGCCGAGCGGCTCAGCCATGACCAGCCCCGCAGGGCCACGGAAGGGGGCAAAGGAAAGGGCAACGGCCGCCGGAAATAGCCGCCGGAAATAGCAGGCCCATCCGGAAACCCGCCGGTGCCGAATGCAGGGGGTAGCCCCCGCGCCGCCGGCGGGATCCGGGCCCGATTCGTCCTATCGGCACCCCGGCCCGCCAGCGGCGCCAGCTACGCTGGGCCATACCCGCTTTACAGCCAAAATTCAGGATGCATATGATCAGTTGGCTGGACCGTCCCATGTTGCCGCCAACAGATAGGTAAGCCCGGAATGGCAGAGGCCATGATCGAGTTCCAGAGCGTCACCAAGCAGTACCCGGGCGGCCAGGCCGCCGTCGACGATCTGAGCATGTCCATCGACAAGGGCGCCATCACCGTCTTCGTGGGACCATCCGGCTGCGGCAAGACCACCTCGCTGCGGATGATCAACCGGATGGTCGAGCCGACGTCCGGCACCATCACCGTGGACGGACGGGACGTCACCACCGTGCCCGCCGCGCAACTGCGCCGCTCGATGGGCTACGTCATGCAGTCCTCCGGTCTCATGCCCCACCGCTCCGTCCTGGACAACATCGCCACCGTCCCGCGGCTCAACGGCGTGTCCAAGGCGGCGTCCCGCAAGCGCGCGGAGGAGCTGCTCGACGTCGTCGGCCTCGCCGCCGGGCTCGGCCGGCGCTACCCCTCACAGCTGTCCGGCGGCCAGCAGCAGCGCGTCGGGGTGGCCCGTGCGCTCGCCGCCGACCCTCCCGTGCTGCTGATGGATGAACCGTTCAGCGCGGTTGACCCCGTGGTGCGCGATGAACTGCAGAAAGAGCTGCTCCGGCTGCAGCGCGACCTGGCCAAGACCATTGTGTTCGTCACCCACGACATCGACGAAGCGACCGTGCTGGGGGACAAGGTGGCCGTCTTCGCGTCCGGCGGGAAGCTGGCGCAGTACGCCACCCCGGAAGAGATCCTGCGGGCCCCGGCCAACGACTTCGTCGCGTCCTTTGTGGGCCGCGACCGGGGGTTCCGGCACCTCGCGTTCAGCCCGTCCGACGGCGTCGCGGTCCACCCGGTCCACACCGTCCGCGCGGGCGAACTCGCCCGCGGCGGCGGCCCGGACACGGACGAATGGCAGCTTGTGGTCGACGACGAGCGCCGGCCGCTCGGCTGGAGCGCGCCCGGCGCCGGCCCGGCCACCGTCCCGGGAGGATCGCTCTTCCATAAGGGGGAGACGCTCCGCCGGGCACTCGATGCGGCCCTGTCCTCGCCGTCCGGACTCGGCGTCGCCGTGGACGCGGACGGCAGGGTGGCCGGGGTGATCACGGCCGCCGAAGTGCTCGCCCTGATCGAAGCGGACCGCCGGGTCCGGCAGGGCGCGCACTGATGGAATGGTTCCTGGCCAACAGCGGGCAGGTCTTCAGCCTCGCCGGCCAGCACCTCGTCCTGGCCGTCCTGCCGATGATCTTCGGCCTGCTGATTTCCATCCCGCTGGCCCAGCTGGCCCGGCAGAACCGCACCCTGCGCACCGTGGTCCTCACCGCCTCCTCGCTGCTTTACACCATTCCCTCGCTGGCGCTCTTCATCATCCTGCCGACCGTTCTGGGAACCAGGATCCTGGACCCGGTCAACGTCGTTGTGGCCCTGACCATCTACGCCGTCGCGCTCCTGGTCCGGGCCGCCCTGGACGCCTTTGACTCGGTGGACGAGGACCTGCAGCAGGCCGCCGTCGCGATGGGCTTCAAACCCCTGGCCCGGTTCCTGCAGATCGACCTGCCGTTGTCGCTGCCCGTGCTCTTCGCCGGCCTCCGCGTGGTCTCGGTCAGCAACATCTCCCTGGTCAGCGTCGCCGCCCTGCTCGGCATCGGGAACCTCGGCATGCTCTTCACATCCGGGCTGCAGCGCGACTTCGTGACCGAGGTGCTCGTGGGG harbors:
- a CDS encoding NUDIX hydrolase, whose translation is MTLPFDTRPAAYAVIVRDDSLLLAYWKQGGREGWTLPGGGLDLAEHPVDGCRREIHEETGYDARIGALLGIDVGHWPAETRLDGGQRDFQSLRLVYEASVSGGELRHEVGGSTTHAAWIPLAEVAGLNRVSLVDAGLRLYRERPLDGKLV
- the rsgA gene encoding ribosome small subunit-dependent GTPase A, whose product is MNLHRSQQTALQGPVRFGFTDAVTELFSSHPVPGGTSAGRVVRVDRNLVLVADHNGQSHLPYPRTGRIPATGDWVWLGSNQGGESAILGVLPRRSELSRKRAFEASSEAQVLGANMDLVGVVVPVDRPLTHNRLERTLVAAWDSGATPLVVITKADLAEVADDVVGQVSLQAAGVAVVTTSAEQGDGLDELLGHLPPGGTIVLLGPSGAGKSTLINALVGFEAQETGAVRAGDGKGRHTTTSRELVPLPGGAVLMDTPGVRGFGLFDAEDGLDEVFGDLEDLFARCRFADCAHGREPGCAVQDALAGGELDSRRWASYLKMQREVAALERRHDAAARRAYQREWHQKVVVASRSQRAAERLSHDQPRRATEGGKGKGNGRRK
- a CDS encoding ABC transporter ATP-binding protein yields the protein MAEAMIEFQSVTKQYPGGQAAVDDLSMSIDKGAITVFVGPSGCGKTTSLRMINRMVEPTSGTITVDGRDVTTVPAAQLRRSMGYVMQSSGLMPHRSVLDNIATVPRLNGVSKAASRKRAEELLDVVGLAAGLGRRYPSQLSGGQQQRVGVARALAADPPVLLMDEPFSAVDPVVRDELQKELLRLQRDLAKTIVFVTHDIDEATVLGDKVAVFASGGKLAQYATPEEILRAPANDFVASFVGRDRGFRHLAFSPSDGVAVHPVHTVRAGELARGGGPDTDEWQLVVDDERRPLGWSAPGAGPATVPGGSLFHKGETLRRALDAALSSPSGLGVAVDADGRVAGVITAAEVLALIEADRRVRQGAH
- a CDS encoding ABC transporter permease, translated to MEWFLANSGQVFSLAGQHLVLAVLPMIFGLLISIPLAQLARQNRTLRTVVLTASSLLYTIPSLALFIILPTVLGTRILDPVNVVVALTIYAVALLVRAALDAFDSVDEDLQQAAVAMGFKPLARFLQIDLPLSLPVLFAGLRVVSVSNISLVSVAALLGIGNLGMLFTSGLQRDFVTEVLVGIVAILLLALLMDAVLVLLERLLTPWTRAGAGSPGQPGEPAAARRLSESAAGASA